From Pseudanabaena sp. PCC 6802, one genomic window encodes:
- a CDS encoding aspartyl/asparaginyl beta-hydroxylase domain-containing protein, which translates to MFYDPDLFDFTDTLVKQWKVIRDEYLALPQDIFDPWVQREMYQGDWRVFGLFALGKRINAACDRCPQTAKILESIPNLTLAGFSRLAPHTHIEAHTGWARNEFRLHLGLVVPPNCTLRVGEEVKHWQEGHCLIFEDTTEHEAWNDSDLVRTVLLLDFSKPGLEIFFEEISGASQLCTE; encoded by the coding sequence ATGTTTTACGACCCCGATCTATTTGACTTCACAGACACTCTGGTAAAGCAGTGGAAAGTAATTCGAGATGAATATTTAGCATTACCACAGGATATCTTTGACCCTTGGGTACAACGCGAGATGTATCAAGGTGATTGGAGGGTATTTGGACTTTTTGCATTAGGGAAGCGAATTAATGCAGCGTGCGATCGCTGTCCGCAAACAGCAAAAATTTTAGAAAGCATTCCTAATCTAACCTTGGCAGGATTTTCTCGCCTAGCACCGCATACCCATATTGAGGCTCACACAGGGTGGGCTAGGAACGAATTTCGTTTGCATCTCGGCCTGGTTGTTCCTCCAAATTGCACGCTCAGAGTTGGAGAAGAGGTCAAGCATTGGCAAGAAGGTCATTGCTTAATCTTTGAGGATACAACGGAGCACGAAGCATGGAATGATTCTGATTTAGTACGCACAGTGCTGTTGCTAGATTTTAGCAAACCAGGTTTAGAAATCTTTTTCGAAGAGATTTCGGGAGCATCTCAACTTTGCACTGAGTAA
- a CDS encoding ISKra4 family transposase (programmed frameshift), which produces MTPEQEKEMQAHVQAIAAILYQNTPSEQLTSLEGIEIAVRQQILEHVSPEIGFFIRTVTGTEAGRRRRVQSSIGQLHLTQKQAQKLKVAPYSQVSPYVERCSLILSANVSYEQAAKDLAMLMGVQISRSTQQRLVHRHEFSPLEVEESVEELSVDGGRIRLRTPLGQPSEWKDYKAVNLHGQAIFATFQDNIALTDWVNRQPLADMVTCIGDGHDGIWNIIAQISIPDSRYEILDWFHLVENLHKIEATAQLLTGVEAFLWRGNVTAAIAELNHLASPQSINFIAYLHKHRHRIPDYWYFQTEQICSIGSGAVESAVKQIARRIKISGAQWNRDNVPQVLKHRSAYLNGSLNLALQN; this is translated from the exons ATGACTCCAGAGCAGGAAAAAGAAATGCAAGCGCACGTTCAAGCTATTGCCGCCATCCTTTATCAGAATACACCATCGGAACAACTAACCAGCTTGGAAGGGATCGAAATCGCTGTGCGGCAGCAAATCCTCGAACATGTCAGCCCAGAAATAGGG TTTTTTATCCGCACAGTTACGGGCACAGAAGCAGGACGCCGCAGGCGAGTGCAAAGCAGCATCGGACAGCTCCACCTCACGCAAAAGCAAGCGCAGAAGCTCAAAGTAGCCCCCTATAGCCAGGTGAGCCCGTATGTGGAAAGATGTAGCCTGATCTTGAGTGCGAATGTATCCTACGAACAAGCCGCCAAAGACTTAGCCATGTTGATGGGAGTGCAAATATCGCGCAGTACACAACAGCGCCTGGTGCATCGCCATGAATTTAGCCCCCTAGAGGTAGAAGAGTCGGTCGAGGAATTAAGTGTCGATGGAGGCAGAATCAGACTGCGCACGCCACTTGGACAGCCAAGTGAGTGGAAGGACTATAAAGCTGTGAACTTGCATGGACAAGCCATATTTGCCACATTTCAAGATAACATTGCCTTAACAGACTGGGTAAATCGACAGCCTTTAGCAGATATGGTTACCTGTATTGGGGATGGACATGATGGGATTTGGAATATTATTGCCCAGATCTCTATACCTGATAGTCGCTATGAAATCTTGGACTGGTTCCATTTGGTGGAAAACCTGCATAAAATTGAGGCTACAGCTCAACTTTTGACTGGGGTCGAAGCTTTTTTGTGGCGGGGTAATGTGACTGCAGCTATTGCTGAGCTCAATCACTTAGCTAGTCCTCAGAGCATCAATTTTATTGCTTATCTGCACAAGCATCGCCATCGTATTCCTGATTATTGGTATTTCCAAACCGAGCAGATTTGCTCTATTGGTTCTGGCGCAGTGGAATCTGCTGTTAAGCAAATCGCTAGACGCATCAAAATCTCTGGCGCTCAATGGAACCGTGATAATGTGCCACAAGTCCTCAAACACCGTTCTGCTTACCTTAATGGCTCTCTTAACCTTGCCTTGCAAAACTGA
- a CDS encoding LexA family protein — MCPVPAGSPSSVEDYIEDEIDLKDFIKHPDKTFLLHVAGDSMINAGINHGDMLMVEQTTELMELDIAIAVVNGDLTVKQLKWENNGIVLLAANPNYKPLRVSPDDDFHVWGVVIRVVRDLPRGTKLLGQP; from the coding sequence ATGTGCCCCGTCCCTGCGGGTTCCCCTTCCTCTGTTGAGGATTATATTGAGGATGAGATCGACTTGAAAGATTTCATCAAGCATCCTGATAAGACATTCCTCTTGCATGTAGCTGGTGATTCGATGATTAATGCAGGCATCAATCATGGCGATATGCTGATGGTAGAGCAAACCACTGAGCTGATGGAGCTTGATATTGCGATCGCTGTTGTCAATGGTGACCTCACCGTTAAGCAACTTAAGTGGGAGAATAATGGGATAGTACTGTTGGCAGCAAATCCTAACTATAAGCCTCTACGTGTCAGTCCAGATGACGACTTTCATGTTTGGGGAGTAGTCATCAGAGTTGTGCGTGACTTGCCAAGAGGAACGAAGCTGCTTGGTCAGCCCTAG